The Streptomyces sp. M92 nucleotide sequence GCCCGCCCCCACCATCGTCCTCGTCGGCCACGGCATGGTCGGCCAGCGCTTCCTGGAGGCGCTCGCCGAGCGCGGCCTGACCGCCACGCACCGCGTGGTCGTGCTGTGCGAGGAACCGCGCCCCGCCTACGACCGCGTCCAGCTCACCTCGTACTTCTCGGGGAGGACCCCCGAAGACCTGTCGATGACCGACCTCGCCTTCATCGAGGAGCACGGCATCGAGCTGCGCGTCGGCGACCCGGCCGAGACCGTCGACCGCGAGGCGCGCAGGGTGACCGCCCGCTCGGGGCTGGTCGTCGACTACGACGTACTGGTGCTGGCCACCGGCTCCTACCCCTTCGTCCCGCCGGTCCCCGGCAAGGACGCCGAGGGCTGCTTCGTCTACCGGACGATCGAGGACCTGCTCGCCATCGAGGCGTACGCGAAGACCGCGACGACCGGCGCGGTGGTCGGCGGCGGACTGCTCGGGCTGGAGGCGGCCGGCGCCCTCAAGGGGCTCGGACTCACCTCGCACATCGTGGAGTTCGCGCCCCGGCTGATGCCGGTACAGGTCGACGAGGGCGGCGGCGCGGCGCTGCTGCGCACCATCGAGGAGATGGGCCTGTCCGTGCACACGGGCGTCGGCACGCAGGAGATCGTCACCGGCGCGGACGGCGCCGTCACCGGCATGAGGCTCTCCGACGGCTCCGAACTCGCCACCGACCTGGTGGTGTTCAGCGCCGGTGTCCGCCCCCGCGACCAGCTGGCCCGCGACTGCGGACTGGCGGTCGGCGAGCGCGGCGGCATCAGCGTCGACGAGCGGTGCCGGACCGTCACCGACGAGCGGGTCTTCGCGATCGGCGAGTGCGCGCTGGCCGCCGACGGGCGGGTGTACGGGCTGGTCGCGCCCGGGTACGAGCAGGCCGAGACGGCCGCCGCCACCATCGCGGACCGGGAGGCCTCCTTCACCGGCGCCGACCTGTCCACCAAGCTGAAGCTGCTCGGCGTGGACGTGGCGTCCTTCGGCGACGCGCACGGCACCGCCGAGGGCTGCCTGGACGTCGTCTACTCCGACTCCCGCGCGGGCCTGTACAAGAAGCTGGTCGTCGGCCGCGACGGCACGCTGCTCGGCGGCATCCTGGTCGGCGACGCGGAGGCGTACGGCACGCTGCGCGCGTTCACCGGCTCGGTCCCGCCGGTCTCCCCCGAGTCGCTCGTCCTGCCCGCCGGTGCCGGGGCCCCGGCCCAGCTCGGCCCGGCCGCCCTGCCCGACGACGCGGTGATCTGCTCCTGCCACAACGTCACCAAGGGCACCATCCGCGGCGCGGTGACCGAGCACTCCTGCACCACCGTGCCGGAGGTGAAGAAGTGCACCAAGGCCGGCACCGGCTGCGGCTCCTGCGTGAAGGTGCTCGGCCAGCTGGTCACCGCCGAGCTGGAGGCGAGCGGCGTCGAGGTCGACAAGGGGCTGTGCGGCTGCTTCGCGCAGACCCGCGAGGAGCTGTACGAGATCGTCCTCGCCCTGCGGATCACCTCATACCGCGAGCTGCTCGACCGGCACGGCCGCGAGGGCGCCCGGGGCGGCGAGGGCTGCGAGGTGTGCAAGCCGGCGGTCGGCTCGATCATCGCCTCCCTCGCCCCGGCGATCGGCGCCAGCGGCTACGTCCTGGACGGCGAGCAGGCGGCCCTCCAGGACACCAACGACCACTTCCTGGCCAACCTCCAGAGGAACGGCTCGTACTCCGTCGTCCCGCGCATCCCCGGCGGCGAGATCGCGCCGGAGAAGCTGATCGTCATCGGCGAGATCGCCCGGGACTTCGGGCTCTACACGAAGATCACCGGCGGTCAGCGCATCGACATGTTCGGCGCCCGCGTCGAGCAGCTGCCGGTGATCTGGGCGCGGCTGGTGGACGCCGGCTTCGAGTCCGGGCACGCGTACGGCAAGTCGCTGCGCACGGTGAAGTCCTGCGTGGGCCAGACCTGGTGCCGCTACGGCGTCCAGGACTCGGTGCGCATGGCGATCGACCTGGAGCTGCGCTACCGGGGGCTCAGGTCCCCGCACAAGCTGAAGTCGGCGGTCTCCGGGTGTGCCCGCGAGTGCGCCGAGGCCCAGTCCAAGGACTTCGGCGTGATCGCCACCTCCAACGGCTGGAACCTCTACGTCGGCGGCAACGGCGGCGCCACCCCGCGCCACGCGGACCTGCTCGCGCAGGACCTCTCGGACGCCGAACTGGTCCGCCTGATCGACCGGTTCCTGATGTTCTACATCCGCACCGCCGACAAGCTGGAGCGCACCTCCACCTGGCTGGAGCGCATCCCCGGCGGCCTGGACCACGTACGGGACGTCGTCGTGCGCGACTCGCTCGGCATCTGCGACGAACTGGAGTCCCTGATGCGGGCCCATGTCGCGCACTACCGCGACGAGTGGGCCGAGACCGTCGACGACCCGGAGAAGCTCGCCCGGTTCGTGTCCTTCGTGAACGCCCCCGGCACCCCCGACCCGGTCGTGGGCTTCGTGCCGGAGCGCGACCAGATGAAGCCCGACCTGCCGCTGCTGGACATCGGCCTGCGGCGCCCCTCGGAAGACGACCTCCTGGAAGGAAGCACCCGGCGATGACCCTGGCACCCGAGTCCCCGGCACCCGAGACGACCGGCCTGAAGGTCCTGCTGCGGCTGACGGACGACTGGTTCACGGCCTGCGACCTCGGCGCCCTGCTGCCCGGCCGGGGCGTCGCGGCCCTGCTGCCGGACGGCGGCCAGGTGGCCCTGTTCCGCGACCGGTCGGGCGAGCTGTACGCCATCGGCAACCGGGACCCGTTCACCGGCGCGGCGGTCCTCTCCCGCGGCCTGACCGGCACCCACCGGGGCCGCCCCTTCGTCGCCTCCCCGCTGCTCAAGCAGCGCTTCGACCTGGCGACCGGGGTGTGCCTGGACGACGAGTCGGTGCGGGTGGAGACGTACGAGGTGAGGGCGGCGTAGGGCTGCGGGCGGTCGCACCACGGCCCGGGACCACGCCGGCCCGCCCCGGCGTACGGCGCTCGGCGGTGGTGGTGGCGGCGAACCGCTGGGGGAGCGCGCCGTCCAGCCGTCACAGATTGTCCATGCACCGTCAACCGTGGCGCTCTAGGGTCCGTAGCTGCACGCCCCCGCCGCCGACCGGCGGCGGGCCCCGGTCAGGACACCCGGAGGCAGCAGTGGAACGTCGTACCCTTCTGCGCACGGCCGTCGTCGGCGGCTCGGCCGTGCTCGGCGGAGCCCTGTGGCGCGGTGCCGCCCACGCCGCCCCCGCCCAGCCCGGCAGCGGCCCGTACGGGGCACTCAAAGCGCCCGACGCCAACGGCATCCGGCTGCCCGCCGGCTTCACCAGCAGGGTGATCGCCCGCTCTGGACAGAAGGTCGCGGGCACCTCGTACACCTGGCACAACGCCCCGGACGGCGGCGCCTGCTACGCGGACGGCACGGGCTGGATCTACGTCTCCAACTCGGAGATCAACCCCTCCGGCGGGGCGAGCGCGGTGAAGTTCTCGGCCACCGGGGCGGTCACCTCGGCGTACCGCGTGCTCTCCGGCACCCGGCAGAACTGCGCGGGCGGCCGGACGCCGTGGAACACCTGGCTGTCCTGCGAGGAGGTGGACCGCGGGTACGTCTACGAGACCGACCCGTGGGGCGTGAAGGCCGCGGTGCGCCGGGACGCCATGGGCCGCTTCAAGCACGAGGCGGCGGCGGCCGACCCGGTGCGCAGGGCCGTCTACCTGACGGAGGACGTCAGCGACGGCTGCTTCTACCGCTTCCGCCCCACGACCTGGGGCGACCTGTCCTCCGGCACGCTGGAGGTCCTGGTCGCGGGCTCGGCCACGAGCGGCCCGGTGTCCTGGGCGAGGGTCCCCGACCCGTCCGGCGCGACGGCCACCCGCCACCAGGTCTCCGGCGCCAAGCGGTTCAACGGCGGTGAGGGCTGCTACTACGCCGACGACACCTGCTGGTTCACCACCAAGGGCGACAACCGCGTCTGGCAGTACGACACCGCCGCCCAGACCATCGAACTCGCCTACGACGACTCCCTGGTGACGTCCGGCACGGCCCCGCTGACCGGCGTGGACAACGTCACCGGCAGCTCCTCCGGCGACCTGTTCGTGGCCGAGGACGGCGGCACCATGGAGATCTGCGTGATCACGCCGAGCGACGTGATCGCCCCCTTCCTGCGCATCGACGGCCAGTCCGGCTCGGAGATCACGGGCCCCGCCTTCTCGCCCGACGGCACCCGGCTGTACTTCTCCAGCCAGCGGGGGACGAGCGGGAGGTCCTCCGGCGGGATCACCTACGAGGTGCGCGGACCGTTCCGGGCGTAGCGCGCCACGGACAGCCGAGGGACAGCGGAGAGCTACCGTCCGGTCACATCACGTTCCCGTCACGACTCCTTCATATCTCCACTACATCCCGCGCACCTCAATAGCTTCGTCATCTCACATCCGCTCCACCACACCATTCCCGGGACTCTTGATGAAGCTGCTC carries:
- the nirD gene encoding nitrite reductase small subunit NirD; its protein translation is MTLAPESPAPETTGLKVLLRLTDDWFTACDLGALLPGRGVAALLPDGGQVALFRDRSGELYAIGNRDPFTGAAVLSRGLTGTHRGRPFVASPLLKQRFDLATGVCLDDESVRVETYEVRAA
- a CDS encoding alkaline phosphatase PhoX, whose protein sequence is MERRTLLRTAVVGGSAVLGGALWRGAAHAAPAQPGSGPYGALKAPDANGIRLPAGFTSRVIARSGQKVAGTSYTWHNAPDGGACYADGTGWIYVSNSEINPSGGASAVKFSATGAVTSAYRVLSGTRQNCAGGRTPWNTWLSCEEVDRGYVYETDPWGVKAAVRRDAMGRFKHEAAAADPVRRAVYLTEDVSDGCFYRFRPTTWGDLSSGTLEVLVAGSATSGPVSWARVPDPSGATATRHQVSGAKRFNGGEGCYYADDTCWFTTKGDNRVWQYDTAAQTIELAYDDSLVTSGTAPLTGVDNVTGSSSGDLFVAEDGGTMEICVITPSDVIAPFLRIDGQSGSEITGPAFSPDGTRLYFSSQRGTSGRSSGGITYEVRGPFRA
- the nirB gene encoding nitrite reductase large subunit NirB, yielding MTATPGPAPTIVLVGHGMVGQRFLEALAERGLTATHRVVVLCEEPRPAYDRVQLTSYFSGRTPEDLSMTDLAFIEEHGIELRVGDPAETVDREARRVTARSGLVVDYDVLVLATGSYPFVPPVPGKDAEGCFVYRTIEDLLAIEAYAKTATTGAVVGGGLLGLEAAGALKGLGLTSHIVEFAPRLMPVQVDEGGGAALLRTIEEMGLSVHTGVGTQEIVTGADGAVTGMRLSDGSELATDLVVFSAGVRPRDQLARDCGLAVGERGGISVDERCRTVTDERVFAIGECALAADGRVYGLVAPGYEQAETAAATIADREASFTGADLSTKLKLLGVDVASFGDAHGTAEGCLDVVYSDSRAGLYKKLVVGRDGTLLGGILVGDAEAYGTLRAFTGSVPPVSPESLVLPAGAGAPAQLGPAALPDDAVICSCHNVTKGTIRGAVTEHSCTTVPEVKKCTKAGTGCGSCVKVLGQLVTAELEASGVEVDKGLCGCFAQTREELYEIVLALRITSYRELLDRHGREGARGGEGCEVCKPAVGSIIASLAPAIGASGYVLDGEQAALQDTNDHFLANLQRNGSYSVVPRIPGGEIAPEKLIVIGEIARDFGLYTKITGGQRIDMFGARVEQLPVIWARLVDAGFESGHAYGKSLRTVKSCVGQTWCRYGVQDSVRMAIDLELRYRGLRSPHKLKSAVSGCARECAEAQSKDFGVIATSNGWNLYVGGNGGATPRHADLLAQDLSDAELVRLIDRFLMFYIRTADKLERTSTWLERIPGGLDHVRDVVVRDSLGICDELESLMRAHVAHYRDEWAETVDDPEKLARFVSFVNAPGTPDPVVGFVPERDQMKPDLPLLDIGLRRPSEDDLLEGSTRR